The proteins below come from a single Rhizobium rhizoryzae genomic window:
- a CDS encoding dihydrolipoamide acetyltransferase family protein produces the protein MGIRTIRLPDVGEGVTEAEVTEILVKPGDLVREDDPIAAVMTDKATVEITSAYSGKVIWIGGEVGKTLAIGSDLIRIEDESAGGDDDGAPSLAPAEAQPAPASTSSTAAQTESCPLKASPSLKVVETRPSALTSTATPPRAEGVAVLASPAVRARAKEAGIDLRQVAGSGPAGRITHTDLDHLFQNAGQAQPRNPPRPETVETVKVVGLRRMIAKRMSEANATIPHITVVEEVDVTEIEAVRIKLNETRGDKPKLTILPLIAAALVKAKESCPKIFARYDDEAEEVHYSTAVHIGIATMTEAGLMVPVVRNAQALSPYQLAGEIARLSDACREGKAKREELSGSTITITSLGPLGAIATTPIINKPEVAILGVNRMAVRPSWNGSAFVPRTMMNISASFDHRIIDGWDAAVFVQRMKTLLETPALIFMKD, from the coding sequence ATGGGTATCAGAACAATCCGCCTGCCGGATGTGGGCGAAGGTGTCACGGAAGCTGAAGTTACTGAAATTCTCGTCAAGCCCGGCGATCTTGTGAGAGAGGATGATCCGATCGCAGCCGTCATGACAGACAAGGCGACGGTCGAAATCACCTCAGCCTATAGCGGCAAGGTCATCTGGATCGGCGGCGAAGTCGGCAAGACGCTGGCCATCGGCTCGGATCTCATCCGTATCGAAGATGAAAGTGCAGGCGGGGACGATGATGGCGCTCCCTCGCTCGCTCCTGCTGAGGCTCAGCCTGCTCCAGCTTCGACATCCAGTACCGCGGCGCAGACGGAAAGCTGCCCGCTGAAAGCGTCACCTTCGCTGAAGGTGGTTGAGACCCGGCCAAGCGCACTCACCTCAACAGCCACGCCGCCGCGTGCAGAAGGTGTCGCAGTACTTGCTTCCCCTGCCGTACGGGCAAGGGCAAAGGAGGCAGGCATCGACCTTCGCCAAGTTGCAGGCAGCGGGCCGGCAGGCCGCATTACCCATACCGATCTGGATCATCTGTTCCAGAACGCTGGTCAGGCACAGCCGCGCAATCCGCCTCGGCCGGAAACAGTGGAAACTGTGAAAGTGGTCGGCCTGCGCCGCATGATTGCCAAGCGCATGAGCGAGGCAAATGCCACCATCCCGCACATCACTGTTGTGGAAGAAGTAGATGTGACCGAGATCGAGGCAGTCCGCATCAAGCTCAATGAGACGCGCGGCGACAAGCCGAAGCTCACTATCTTGCCACTCATCGCGGCTGCGCTGGTCAAAGCCAAGGAAAGCTGCCCGAAAATATTCGCTCGTTACGACGATGAGGCCGAGGAAGTCCATTATTCCACTGCGGTGCATATCGGCATTGCGACGATGACGGAAGCAGGGCTCATGGTGCCCGTGGTGCGCAACGCACAGGCGCTTTCGCCCTATCAGCTTGCAGGCGAAATAGCCCGGCTTTCGGACGCCTGCCGGGAGGGCAAGGCGAAGCGGGAAGAGCTTTCCGGTTCCACGATCACCATCACATCCCTTGGGCCGTTGGGGGCGATTGCCACGACACCGATCATTAACAAGCCGGAGGTTGCCATTCTCGGCGTCAACCGCATGGCAGTACGCCCAAGCTGGAACGGCAGCGCCTTCGTGCCGCGCACCATGATGAATATTTCAGCCAGCTTCGACCATCGCATAATTGACGGATGGGACGCGGCAGTCTTCGTTCAGAGGATGAAGACATTGCTCGAAACTCCTGCCCTGATTTTCATGAAGGATTGA
- a CDS encoding acyl-CoA dehydrogenase family protein has protein sequence MDFSLTEEQAAIREMAEAFAQDEVAPQAIEWDQAKHFPVDVLKSAMALGLGGIMVSDAHGGSGLGRVEAVLVYEALAKGCPAFSAYLSIHNMVASMIDKHGSEVQKSAYLPRLCTGELLASYCLTEPSCGSDAAALTTRAERDGDDYLLTGQKMFISGAGATDLYVVMARTGGPGAKGVSAFLVEKDAAGLSFGANEKKMGWNAQPTRTVMLDKVRVKADAMLGPQGAGFKLAMEALDGGRTSIAACSLGGAQSALDKAVTYTNERKAFGQKLNEFQALQFALAEMAIDLEVSRTFLWRAASALDAKLPEATQLCAMAKKHVTDAGFDVANRALQLHGGYGYLADYGIEKIVRDLRVHQILEGTNEIMRLIVARTVIAQA, from the coding sequence ATGGATTTTTCGCTGACGGAAGAGCAGGCGGCCATTCGCGAAATGGCGGAAGCCTTTGCCCAGGATGAAGTCGCACCGCAAGCGATCGAGTGGGATCAGGCCAAGCATTTTCCGGTGGATGTGCTCAAGAGTGCCATGGCGCTCGGGCTCGGCGGTATCATGGTTTCCGATGCACATGGTGGCTCCGGCCTCGGCCGGGTGGAAGCGGTGCTCGTTTATGAAGCGCTTGCGAAGGGGTGCCCGGCTTTCTCCGCCTATCTTTCGATCCACAACATGGTCGCGAGCATGATCGACAAGCATGGCAGCGAGGTACAGAAATCCGCCTATCTGCCGCGTCTTTGCACCGGCGAATTGTTGGCCTCCTATTGCCTGACGGAACCCTCCTGCGGCTCGGATGCGGCTGCGTTGACAACACGGGCGGAGCGCGACGGTGATGACTATCTGCTGACCGGCCAGAAGATGTTCATTTCTGGCGCTGGCGCGACCGATCTCTATGTCGTCATGGCGCGCACCGGTGGTCCCGGCGCCAAGGGGGTTTCTGCCTTTCTGGTGGAGAAGGATGCAGCCGGTCTCTCCTTTGGAGCCAACGAGAAGAAAATGGGCTGGAATGCCCAGCCAACCCGCACAGTCATGCTCGATAAGGTGCGCGTTAAGGCCGATGCCATGCTGGGGCCGCAAGGAGCCGGCTTCAAACTGGCCATGGAAGCGCTGGATGGCGGGCGCACCTCCATCGCCGCCTGTTCGCTTGGCGGCGCGCAATCGGCACTCGATAAGGCTGTTACCTATACCAATGAGCGCAAGGCCTTCGGCCAGAAGCTGAACGAGTTCCAGGCCTTGCAGTTTGCGCTGGCGGAAATGGCGATTGATCTGGAAGTTTCTCGCACCTTTCTGTGGCGTGCAGCATCAGCACTCGATGCGAAGCTACCGGAAGCAACGCAGCTTTGCGCCATGGCCAAGAAGCATGTGACGGATGCCGGGTTTGATGTTGCCAACCGTGCGCTGCAACTGCACGGTGGTTATGGCTACCTGGCAGACTACGGGATCGAGAAGATCGTGCGCGATCTTCGCGTTCACCAGATTCTGGAAGGTACCAATGAAATCATGCGGCTGATCGTGGCGCGCACTGTGATTGCGCAGGCGTAA
- the lpdA gene encoding dihydrolipoyl dehydrogenase — translation MTDLSCKVLVLGAGPGGYVCAIRAGQAGLDTIIVEKAAPGGTCLNVGCIPSKALIHAAEQFHAVAEAATGHSPLGIATASPKIALSKTMGWKDGIVRQLTGGVGGLLRKAGVRKIDGEARILDGKTIELKTAEGLSRISCEHLVIATGSAPIEVPSLPFGGDILSSTEALSLQQVPETLAIVGGGYIGLEIGTAYAKLGAKVTIVEARAQILPQYDAELSKPVLTRLKALGVEVHLNAQAEGYEGGVLRAKTADGELKIAAKKVLVTVGRRPVVAECGAADLGLDMQGRYIKINGKCQTSMRGVYAIGDVTGEPMLAHRAMAQGEIAAAVIAGEAVDWDKRAIPAVCFTDPEIVVVGQLPEEARTVNAEAAVATYPLRANGRAMTLERTDGFVRIVHEKSDGLVLGIQAVGAGVSEFAGEFALALEMCATLTDIAATIHAHPTLGETVQEAALAGLGRGLHA, via the coding sequence ATGACCGATCTTTCATGCAAAGTGCTGGTGCTGGGTGCCGGTCCGGGTGGCTATGTCTGCGCCATTCGCGCCGGTCAGGCAGGGCTTGATACGATCATCGTGGAAAAGGCTGCTCCCGGCGGAACGTGCCTTAACGTAGGCTGTATCCCTTCCAAAGCTTTGATCCATGCCGCAGAGCAATTTCATGCCGTCGCGGAGGCGGCAACCGGCCATTCTCCGCTGGGGATTGCAACCGCCTCGCCGAAGATCGCTCTTTCGAAAACCATGGGATGGAAGGATGGAATCGTTCGCCAACTGACCGGCGGCGTCGGTGGCCTGCTCCGCAAGGCCGGGGTTCGCAAGATTGACGGTGAAGCACGCATTCTGGATGGCAAGACCATCGAGTTGAAAACGGCTGAAGGTCTCTCCCGTATTTCGTGTGAGCATCTGGTGATTGCGACCGGCTCGGCTCCGATTGAGGTGCCATCGCTGCCGTTCGGTGGCGATATCCTTTCCTCCACTGAGGCACTTTCCCTTCAACAGGTACCGGAAACGCTGGCGATTGTCGGCGGCGGATATATCGGGCTCGAAATCGGCACGGCTTACGCAAAACTCGGGGCGAAGGTGACGATCGTGGAAGCCAGGGCTCAGATCCTGCCGCAATATGACGCCGAACTTTCAAAGCCTGTTCTGACGCGGCTGAAGGCTTTGGGCGTCGAGGTGCATCTCAATGCGCAAGCCGAAGGCTATGAAGGCGGGGTGCTGCGGGCAAAGACGGCGGATGGCGAACTGAAGATCGCCGCCAAGAAGGTTCTTGTCACGGTCGGCCGGCGCCCTGTTGTTGCCGAATGCGGTGCTGCCGATCTGGGCCTCGATATGCAAGGCCGCTACATAAAGATCAACGGCAAGTGCCAGACATCGATGCGCGGCGTTTATGCCATAGGTGATGTGACCGGCGAACCCATGCTGGCCCATCGCGCCATGGCGCAAGGGGAGATTGCAGCTGCGGTGATTGCGGGGGAAGCAGTTGACTGGGACAAACGCGCCATTCCCGCCGTCTGCTTCACCGATCCCGAAATCGTTGTGGTTGGCCAACTGCCGGAGGAGGCGCGAACGGTCAATGCGGAGGCGGCGGTGGCAACCTATCCGCTGCGGGCCAATGGTCGCGCCATGACGCTGGAGCGCACGGATGGTTTCGTGCGCATTGTGCATGAAAAATCTGACGGTCTGGTTCTTGGCATTCAGGCGGTGGGTGCTGGAGTTTCCGAATTTGCCGGAGAGTTCGCGCTTGCGCTGGAGATGTGCGCCACGCTGACTGATATTGCCGCGACGATCCACGCGCACCCGACGCTTGGAGAAACGGTGCAGGAGGCCGCACTGGCCGGATTGGGCAGGGGACTGCACGCTTAG
- a CDS encoding enoyl-CoA hydratase has protein sequence MTYQTILTERRDSVLLIRLNRPEALNALNSTVAQELIAVTAEADADDSIGCLVLTGSEKAFAAGADIKEMQPLTFQDVAVTDKFSEWSLFTNRRKPIIAAVSGFALGGGCELAMMCDFILASDTAKFGQPEIKLGTIPGMGGSQRLTRFVGKSKAMDMVLTGRMMDAAEAERCGLVSRVFPAVDLVEEAVKVATVVAGMSQPVAAMAKEAVNRAFETTLAEGLLVERRLFHSTFALEDRSEGMAAFVARRPADFKNR, from the coding sequence ATGACCTACCAAACCATTCTGACGGAACGCCGCGATAGCGTGCTTCTGATCCGCCTTAACCGCCCTGAAGCCCTGAACGCCTTGAATTCCACCGTCGCGCAGGAATTGATCGCCGTTACGGCCGAGGCGGATGCCGATGACAGCATCGGGTGCCTTGTTCTGACCGGCTCTGAAAAGGCTTTCGCGGCGGGCGCTGATATCAAGGAAATGCAGCCGCTGACGTTTCAGGATGTGGCCGTCACCGACAAGTTTTCGGAATGGTCGCTGTTTACCAACCGCCGCAAGCCAATCATTGCTGCCGTGTCGGGCTTTGCGCTGGGCGGTGGCTGCGAACTTGCCATGATGTGCGATTTCATTCTGGCATCGGATACGGCCAAGTTCGGCCAGCCGGAAATCAAGCTCGGCACTATTCCCGGCATGGGCGGTTCGCAGCGGCTGACGCGCTTCGTTGGCAAGTCCAAGGCCATGGATATGGTTCTGACAGGTCGCATGATGGATGCTGCTGAAGCAGAACGTTGCGGTCTCGTCAGCCGCGTATTCCCGGCGGTGGATCTGGTGGAAGAGGCGGTCAAGGTCGCAACGGTTGTGGCTGGCATGTCTCAACCGGTGGCGGCCATGGCAAAGGAAGCAGTCAATCGCGCCTTTGAGACAACACTTGCCGAAGGGCTGTTGGTCGAGCGCCGCCTGTTCCATTCCACCTTTGCCCTGGAAGATCGCTCCGAAGGCATGGCCGCTTTCGTGGCGCGCAGGCCTGCTGATTTCAAGAACCGCTGA
- a CDS encoding thiamine pyrophosphate-dependent enzyme, translated as MDFRLNECTSLEEKNVTSHCKLSFAHPPARPGQTPDFSSVEIPKAGLLPVLPLDVTAADCVEHANSLIRVMDENGEAVGPWAEFLNRFDVDTLRAGLRDMMMSRTIDMRMMNAQRQGKMSFYIQGVGEEAIACGFQRCLKPGDMNFPTYRQQGLLIAGGYPLEMLLGQFYSNAFDPLQGRQLPTLHSARDYGYFTVSGNLGTQYVHAVGWAMANALTQKDNISIGWIGDGSTASNDFHTALLSASSYSPPVILNVVNNQWAISTYTGVAKGKGRTYAARALGYGIPAIRVDGNDYLAVLAVSEWASQRVRSGHGPILIEWYTYRVGAHSSSDDPSAYRPRDEGKAWPFGDPIDRLKKHLIHIGEWSEQRHVQAEAEVLSTVVEVQKRVEAAGTMIDPKPIPGATIFKGVYADMPEHIRRQRQELGV; from the coding sequence ATGGATTTCAGATTGAACGAATGCACTTCTTTGGAGGAGAAGAACGTGACTTCGCATTGCAAACTCTCATTTGCGCACCCGCCCGCCCGACCGGGCCAGACGCCTGATTTCTCCTCAGTGGAGATTCCGAAGGCCGGCCTGCTGCCTGTTCTGCCACTTGATGTGACGGCTGCGGATTGCGTTGAGCACGCCAACTCGCTCATTCGCGTCATGGATGAGAATGGCGAAGCAGTTGGGCCTTGGGCTGAGTTCTTGAACCGCTTCGATGTCGATACGCTTCGCGCTGGGCTGCGCGACATGATGATGTCGCGCACCATCGACATGCGTATGATGAATGCGCAACGGCAGGGCAAGATGTCGTTCTATATTCAGGGCGTTGGCGAAGAGGCGATCGCCTGTGGCTTCCAGCGCTGTCTGAAGCCGGGCGACATGAACTTTCCCACCTATCGCCAACAGGGACTGCTGATTGCTGGCGGCTATCCGCTGGAAATGTTGCTGGGGCAGTTCTATTCCAACGCATTCGATCCGCTGCAGGGCCGCCAGTTGCCAACGCTGCATTCCGCGCGTGACTATGGATATTTCACAGTTTCCGGCAATCTCGGAACGCAATATGTGCACGCGGTTGGCTGGGCCATGGCCAATGCGCTCACCCAGAAGGACAACATCTCGATCGGCTGGATCGGTGATGGTTCTACCGCATCCAACGATTTCCATACGGCGCTTTTGTCCGCCTCGTCCTACAGCCCGCCGGTTATCCTCAACGTCGTGAACAACCAGTGGGCTATCTCGACCTATACAGGCGTTGCCAAGGGCAAGGGCAGAACCTACGCCGCGCGCGCTCTGGGTTATGGAATTCCGGCCATCCGCGTAGATGGCAATGATTATCTTGCAGTGCTTGCAGTTTCGGAATGGGCATCGCAGCGTGTGCGTTCTGGCCACGGTCCGATCCTGATCGAATGGTACACCTACCGCGTCGGGGCGCATTCATCATCCGATGACCCGAGTGCGTACAGACCGAGAGACGAGGGCAAGGCCTGGCCCTTCGGCGACCCCATAGACCGATTGAAGAAGCACCTCATCCACATTGGTGAATGGAGCGAGCAGCGCCACGTCCAGGCGGAAGCGGAAGTGCTCTCGACGGTTGTCGAGGTGCAGAAGCGCGTTGAGGCGGCCGGCACGATGATCGATCCGAAGCCCATTCCCGGAGCCACGATCTTCAAGGGTGTCTACGCCGATATGCCGGAACACATTCGCCGTCAGCGGCAGGAATTAGGGGTCTGA
- a CDS encoding alpha-ketoacid dehydrogenase subunit beta produces the protein MAQLTMIEALRDAMDVMLARDPQIVIFGEDVGYFGGVFRCTSGLQKKYGEERVFDTPINESAIVGLGIGMAAQGMKPCVEIQFADYVYPAYDQITQEAARIRHRSNEQFSCPIVIRMPTGGGIFGGQTHSQSPEALFTHVAGLKVVQPCTPHDAKGLLISALEDPDPVIFLEPKRLYNGPFNGDHKAPAQSWKNHVLGEVPEGHYSIPIGKARVHREGSAVTILTYGTMVFVAEAAVNTLGVDAEIIDLRSLLPLDLEAIEESVRKTGRCVVLHEATKTSGLAGEIIAIVQEACFYHLEAPVQRVTGWDAPYPHALEWDYFPGQERVCRALQAVMEA, from the coding sequence ATGGCGCAACTGACGATGATTGAAGCCCTTCGCGACGCTATGGATGTAATGTTGGCCCGCGACCCGCAGATCGTCATTTTTGGCGAGGACGTAGGCTATTTCGGCGGCGTTTTCCGCTGCACCTCCGGTTTGCAGAAGAAGTATGGTGAGGAGCGCGTGTTCGACACGCCAATCAACGAAAGCGCTATTGTCGGTCTGGGCATCGGCATGGCGGCGCAAGGCATGAAACCCTGCGTGGAAATCCAGTTCGCTGACTATGTCTATCCGGCCTATGACCAGATCACACAGGAAGCGGCGCGTATTCGCCATCGCTCCAACGAGCAGTTTTCTTGTCCCATCGTCATCCGCATGCCGACAGGTGGCGGCATCTTTGGGGGCCAGACCCATAGCCAGAGCCCGGAAGCCTTGTTCACACATGTCGCGGGCCTGAAGGTGGTGCAGCCCTGCACGCCGCATGATGCAAAGGGTTTGCTGATTTCCGCCTTGGAAGATCCCGATCCGGTGATCTTTCTGGAACCAAAGCGGCTTTATAACGGCCCCTTCAACGGTGATCACAAGGCCCCGGCGCAAAGCTGGAAAAACCATGTGCTCGGCGAGGTGCCGGAAGGGCACTATTCGATTCCCATCGGCAAGGCGCGCGTTCACCGGGAAGGTTCGGCAGTGACGATCCTCACCTACGGGACGATGGTTTTCGTTGCGGAAGCTGCGGTGAATACGCTTGGCGTCGATGCGGAGATCATCGATCTGCGCTCGCTTCTGCCGCTCGATCTAGAAGCCATCGAGGAATCCGTTCGCAAGACCGGGCGCTGTGTCGTCCTTCATGAAGCCACAAAGACCTCCGGTCTGGCAGGAGAAATCATCGCCATCGTGCAGGAGGCTTGCTTCTACCATCTTGAAGCGCCGGTTCAGCGCGTAACCGGCTGGGATGCCCCTTATCCGCATGCACTGGAGTGGGATTATTTCCCCGGACAGGAGCGCGTCTGTCGCGCTCTTCAAGCAGTGATGGAGGCTTGA
- the mmsB gene encoding multiple monosaccharide ABC transporter permease — protein MSTPETTAPAPQSVAGFIKDNLREYGMLMSLLVIVIFFQFATGGILLKPLNLTNIILQNSYIVIMALGMLMIIVTGHIDLSVGSVAGFIGAVAAMMMVQYNFDFVTACIICLVLGGLIGAVQGYFVAYLKIPSFIVTLAGMLVFRGLMIAVLSGRSIGPFDVTFQRLSSGFIPEFISSEGGLYLTSLVLGVAVAAFLVWQNIKNRGRRMSHGVETEPFGFFVAKNILVLASISYVAYLIASHRGMPNVLIIMAILIAAYGFFTNRTIIGRQIYAVGGNARAAELSGIKTQRLVFGTFVNMGVLAALGGLVVAARLNSATPKAGAGFELDVIAACFIGGASAYGGVGKVTGAVIGAFLMGVMNNGMSILGIGIDYQQVIKGLVLLGAVCVDVYNQRR, from the coding sequence ATGAGCACGCCTGAAACAACTGCACCGGCACCGCAGAGCGTCGCCGGTTTCATCAAGGACAACCTGCGCGAATACGGGATGCTGATGTCGCTTCTCGTCATCGTCATCTTCTTCCAGTTTGCGACAGGCGGCATTCTTCTGAAGCCGCTGAACCTCACGAACATCATCCTGCAGAACAGCTATATCGTCATCATGGCGCTCGGCATGCTGATGATCATCGTGACCGGCCATATCGACCTCTCGGTCGGGTCCGTGGCAGGTTTCATCGGCGCAGTCGCCGCCATGATGATGGTGCAATACAACTTCGATTTCGTCACGGCCTGCATTATCTGCCTGGTCCTCGGCGGATTGATCGGAGCTGTACAGGGCTATTTCGTCGCCTATCTGAAGATTCCATCGTTCATCGTGACGCTTGCCGGCATGCTTGTTTTCCGCGGTCTTATGATCGCCGTCCTCAGCGGTCGCTCGATCGGACCATTCGATGTCACGTTCCAGCGGCTGTCATCCGGCTTCATTCCGGAATTCATCTCGTCTGAGGGCGGCTTGTACCTGACATCGCTGGTTCTCGGCGTTGCAGTCGCTGCCTTCCTGGTCTGGCAGAACATCAAGAACCGCGGGCGTCGCATGTCGCATGGCGTCGAAACCGAGCCGTTTGGTTTCTTTGTCGCAAAGAACATCCTTGTCCTCGCCAGCATCAGCTATGTTGCCTACTTGATCGCGTCCCATCGCGGTATGCCAAACGTTCTGATCATCATGGCGATCCTGATTGCGGCTTATGGTTTCTTCACCAACCGCACGATCATCGGTCGCCAGATCTACGCAGTCGGCGGTAATGCCCGTGCAGCCGAGCTCTCCGGTATCAAGACGCAGCGTCTGGTTTTTGGCACCTTCGTCAACATGGGCGTACTGGCAGCTCTTGGTGGTCTCGTGGTTGCAGCACGCCTGAACAGCGCGACACCGAAGGCTGGCGCAGGTTTCGAACTCGACGTTATCGCTGCCTGCTTCATCGGCGGTGCATCTGCCTATGGTGGCGTTGGCAAGGTTACCGGTGCTGTTATCGGCGCCTTCCTCATGGGCGTCATGAACAACGGCATGTCCATCCTGGGTATCGGCATCGACTATCAGCAGGTGATCAAGGGTCTCGTTCTGCTCGGTGCAGTCTGCGTCGACGTTTACAATCAGCGTCGTTAA